A single window of Coffea eugenioides isolate CCC68of chromosome 7, Ceug_1.0, whole genome shotgun sequence DNA harbors:
- the LOC113778457 gene encoding ribosomal RNA small subunit methyltransferase, mitochondrial — translation MLHRCKSLPSKFSAVIIRRSFLIQQIRSKSSRRFNIRDSDKEDDEDDYGNNLGSDVKVSEKHLQLFKSRGQHLLTNPRVLDTIVRKSNIKPNDTVLEIGPGTGNLTLKLLEVAEKVNAIEIDKRMVEILHKKVAERGFEDRLTVICDDALKVDFPQFDLVVANIPYGISSRLVAKFVFGGSKFRSATLLLQKEFARRLLADPGEPEYNRLAANVKLVADVEFVMDVSKRDFLPVPKIDSSVIKIWPKEDVPSVDLMEWWAFTRMCFSKKNKTLGAIFKKKRKLMELMKLSQTDASFQDYESHGDDEKEVELNAESEDEHEDDKNEMETNMKMGSKKGMSSFKEKVVEIIRSGGVESKRPSKLSNEELLHLLSVFNQAGIHFHDQAEVKDTNNAKYYEKLITTFIKYELTPN, via the exons ATGCTTCACCGTTGCAAGTCCCTTCCTAGCAAATTTTCTGCAGTTATAATCAGGAGAAGCTTTCTCATCCAACAAATTCGCTCGAAATCAAGCCGTCGTTTCAACATCAGAGACTCGGACAAAGAAGATGACGAGGATGACTACGGTAACAATCTCGGAAGCGACGTTAAAGTTTCAGAGAAACATTTACAGCTATTCAAAAGCCGGGGACAACATCTTCTCACTAACCCGCGAGTCCTCGATACTATTGTCAGGAAATCCAATATAAAACCCAATGACACCGTTTTAGAAATCGGACCCGGCACCGGAAATCTGACTTTGAAGCTGCTTGAAGTTGCGGAGAAAGTTAATGCTATCGAAATCGACAAGCGCATGGTCGAAATCCTTCACAAGAAAGTCGCTGAGCGAGGATTTGAAGACCGGTTGACT GTAATATGTGATGACGCACTGAAGGTTGATTTTCCACAATTTGATCTCGTGGTAGCTAATATTCCCTATGGGATATCCTCGCGTTTGGTAGCGAAGTTCGTGTTTGGTGGGAGTAAGTTCAGGAGTGCAACACTTTTACTTCAGAAAGAGTTTGCTAGGAGGCTGTTAGCCGATCCTGGTGAACCAGAGTATAACCGGTTAGCGGCGAATGTGAAGCTGGTGGCAGACGTGGAGTTTGTTATGGATGTAAGCAAGAGGGACTTTTTGCCCGTTCCTAAGATTGATTCTTCGGTGATCAAGATCTGGCCTAAAGAGGACGTTCCAAGTGTTGATTTGATGGAATGGTGGGCGTTTACACGGATGTGCTTTAGCAAGAAAAATAAGACACTCGGTGCGATATTTAAGAAGAAGAGGAAGTTGATGGAGCTGATGAAGTTGTCACAAACTGATGCGAGTTTCCAAGATTATGAGAGTCATGGTGATGATGAAAAGGAAGTTGAGCTGAATGCTGAAAGTGAAGATGAACATGAAGATGACAAAAATGAAATGGAGACGAATATGAAAATGGGCTCGAAGAAAGGGATGAGCTCGTTTAAAGAGAAAGTCGTGGAAATCATTAGATCCGGAGGAGTGGAGAGCAAGAGGCCTTCAAAGCTATCAAACGAGGAATTGCTGCATTTGCTCTCCGTGTTTAATCAAGCTGGTATACATTTTCATGATCAAGCAGAGGTCAAGGATACAAACAATGcaaaatactatgaaaaattGATAACGACTTTTATTAAATACGAGTTGACTCCAAACTAA